The Novosphingobium sp. G106 genome contains a region encoding:
- the rfbB gene encoding dTDP-glucose 4,6-dehydratase, protein MRRRVLVTGGAGFIGSAVVRHLVGDLGADVLVLDKLTYAGNLASLAPVVSDPRYRFLRADICDGSAVAAAIGEFQPDAIMHLAAESHVDRSIDGPAAFIETNVVGTFRMLEAATAYWRGLDAAGQDRFRFHHISTDEVFGALGDEGKFDDSTAYDPRSPYSASKAGSDHLVRAWHHTYGLPVLITNCSNNYGPYHFPEKLIPLMILKGLSGDRLPVYGDGSNVRDWLHVEDHARALAAVVERGAPGATYLIGGNAERTNLQVVEAICDLLDANAPRDDGQSRRTQIGFVTDRPGHDYRYAIDASRIRDELGWTPQESFGSGMAGTVRWYLDNRDWWEAIQAGTYQGERLGVNG, encoded by the coding sequence ATCCGCCGCCGCGTCCTGGTGACGGGAGGGGCCGGCTTCATCGGCTCGGCCGTCGTGCGCCATCTCGTCGGCGATCTCGGCGCCGACGTGCTGGTGCTCGACAAGCTGACCTATGCGGGCAACCTCGCTTCGCTGGCGCCGGTCGTCAGCGATCCGCGCTACCGCTTCCTCAGGGCCGACATCTGCGACGGATCGGCCGTGGCCGCGGCGATCGGCGAGTTCCAGCCCGATGCGATCATGCATCTCGCGGCCGAGAGCCATGTCGACCGCTCGATCGACGGACCGGCGGCCTTCATCGAGACCAACGTGGTCGGTACCTTCCGCATGCTGGAGGCGGCGACCGCCTATTGGCGCGGGCTCGATGCCGCGGGCCAGGACCGGTTCCGCTTCCACCACATCTCGACCGACGAGGTGTTCGGGGCGCTGGGCGACGAGGGCAAGTTCGACGACAGCACCGCCTACGATCCGCGCTCGCCCTATTCGGCGAGCAAGGCCGGGTCCGACCACCTCGTCCGCGCCTGGCACCATACATATGGCCTGCCGGTGCTGATCACCAACTGCTCGAACAATTACGGGCCCTATCACTTTCCCGAGAAGCTCATCCCGCTGATGATCCTCAAGGGCCTGTCGGGCGACCGCCTGCCGGTCTACGGCGACGGCTCGAACGTCCGCGACTGGCTGCACGTCGAAGACCATGCTCGCGCGCTGGCGGCGGTGGTGGAGCGCGGTGCGCCGGGGGCGACCTACCTGATCGGCGGCAATGCCGAGCGAACGAACCTGCAGGTCGTCGAAGCGATCTGCGACCTGCTCGATGCCAACGCCCCGCGTGACGACGGCCAGAGCCGGCGCACGCAGATCGGTTTCGTCACCGATCGCCCGGGGCACGACTATCGCTATGCGATCGACGCCTCGCGCATCCGCGACGAACTGGGCTGGACGCCGCAGGAAAGCTTCGGCAGCGGCATGGCGGGGACGGTGCGCTGGTACCTCGACAACCGCGACTGGTGGGAGGCGATCCAGGCCGGCACCTACCAGGGCGAGCGGCTGGGCGTGAATGGCTGA
- a CDS encoding glycine zipper 2TM domain-containing protein gives MPPPPLPSAAFARDHWGHRYSEEYYQDGDWRDHRGYRDSYEDPHYYRERPRYVNRPRYRCRSGGTTGAIVGGALGALLGRGVDRSGDRAVGTILGAGGGALIGREIERNRHC, from the coding sequence GTGCCGCCGCCTCCCCTACCGTCGGCGGCATTTGCACGCGATCATTGGGGGCACCGCTACTCGGAAGAATACTACCAGGATGGCGATTGGCGGGATCATCGGGGCTATCGCGACAGCTATGAGGATCCTCACTACTATCGCGAGCGTCCGCGTTATGTGAACCGTCCGCGCTATCGCTGCCGCTCCGGCGGCACGACCGGGGCGATCGTCGGTGGCGCCCTGGGCGCGCTGCTTGGCCGCGGTGTCGACCGCAGTGGTGATCGGGCCGTCGGCACCATTCTCGGAGCCGGTGGCGGGGCGCTTATCGGACGCGAAATTGAGCGCAATAGACATTGCTAA
- the tnpB gene encoding IS66 family insertion sequence element accessory protein TnpB (TnpB, as the term is used for proteins encoded by IS66 family insertion elements, is considered an accessory protein, since TnpC, encoded by a neighboring gene, is a DDE family transposase.) has protein sequence MIGPGAGARVMVATRPVDFRKGPDALAALVGADYGGDPFYGVIYVFRAKRADRIKLVWWDGTGLCLMAKKLESGGFKWPGIQDGVMRLTSAQLGALLEGLDWRRVHGGRRPIAPQIAG, from the coding sequence ATGATCGGACCCGGTGCTGGCGCTCGCGTGATGGTGGCGACGCGCCCGGTGGATTTTCGCAAGGGACCTGACGCCCTGGCGGCGCTGGTCGGCGCCGACTATGGCGGTGATCCGTTTTACGGCGTGATCTACGTGTTCCGGGCAAAGCGCGCGGACCGGATCAAGCTGGTCTGGTGGGACGGCACCGGCCTTTGCCTGATGGCCAAGAAGCTGGAGTCAGGCGGCTTCAAGTGGCCCGGCATCCAGGACGGCGTAATGCGGCTGACGTCGGCGCAACTTGGCGCGCTTCTAGAGGGCCTCGACTGGCGCCGCGTCCATGGCGGCCGCCGCCCGATTGCCCCACAGATTGCCGGTTGA
- a CDS encoding methyltransferase domain-containing protein, translating into MVEAVSNYHDLVRSDVFALVPQNAGRLLDLGGGIGATGAALKELGRASEVIVIDHVTSAWAKGVDKGYVADLEDTDFLDDVLAENAPFDTILCLDVLEHLRDPWGAIKHVHKSLRPGGVMVISLPNVNHWSLVGPLLLQGRFNLVESGVMDRTHIRWFARHGVIELATSSGLVCEEIQTNIGRRLHKVLDKVSFGLLRRFVAVQYVVRVRRPA; encoded by the coding sequence GTGGTTGAAGCGGTTTCCAACTATCACGACCTCGTCCGCAGCGATGTCTTCGCTTTGGTACCCCAGAATGCAGGCCGCCTGCTCGATCTTGGCGGCGGGATCGGTGCTACCGGCGCAGCCTTGAAGGAACTAGGCCGGGCGAGCGAAGTCATCGTCATCGATCACGTGACCAGCGCCTGGGCGAAGGGCGTCGACAAGGGCTATGTCGCCGATCTCGAGGACACGGACTTCCTGGATGACGTCCTCGCCGAAAACGCGCCGTTCGATACGATCCTTTGCCTCGATGTTCTGGAACACCTTCGCGATCCCTGGGGCGCGATCAAGCATGTGCACAAATCCCTGCGGCCCGGCGGGGTGATGGTCATCAGCCTGCCCAACGTCAATCACTGGTCGCTGGTGGGTCCGCTGCTACTCCAAGGCCGATTCAATCTGGTAGAATCCGGCGTGATGGACCGCACCCATATCCGCTGGTTCGCACGGCACGGCGTGATCGAGCTTGCCACCAGCTCGGGCCTCGTTTGCGAGGAAATCCAGACGAATATCGGCAGGCGGCTGCACAAGGTTCTCGACAAGGTCTCGTTCGGGCTGCTGCGCCGCTTCGTCGCTGTCCAGTATGTCGTGCGGGTCCGCCGCCCCGCCTGA
- a CDS encoding XrtV sorting system accessory protein — METIFDWLTVVTFAALAVIYLQRSAQAAPKDKVWHYVPPAIGCAAVNYAGNEGYVIPAAMGLVMIMAYIYYVLKPQMSG, encoded by the coding sequence ATGGAAACAATCTTCGACTGGCTGACGGTCGTGACCTTCGCGGCCCTTGCTGTGATATATCTGCAGAGATCTGCTCAGGCGGCTCCTAAGGACAAAGTTTGGCACTACGTCCCACCCGCCATCGGCTGCGCCGCAGTCAACTACGCCGGGAACGAAGGTTACGTGATACCGGCTGCTATGGGATTGGTGATGATAATGGCTTACATCTACTATGTCCTGAAACCACAGATGAGTGGTTGA
- a CDS encoding polysaccharide biosynthesis/export family protein, whose product MSVVPAASRQARPAMRSSPAASAAPSAAAGTTDEGYVIGPGDVVDVSVLGREEFHPRVQVQADGTVQLPYLHSVKAADLTVIQFREQVNRLLRDGGFYTDPVVNVAVVSYISRYVTVLGEFGNPGLVPVDRVYRVSEILARAGGAKPSAADDILLRRADGKEFRLPVTDVARGGAAEDPYVQPGDKLFLAAAPIFYVYGQVGAPGAYKVERGMTIRMALARSGGLTQRGSAGKISVYRNGQKVKATMDMKLSENDTIFVGERFF is encoded by the coding sequence ATGAGCGTCGTACCTGCTGCTTCGCGGCAAGCCCGGCCCGCCATGCGCTCTTCGCCGGCAGCAAGCGCCGCGCCCTCGGCGGCGGCTGGCACCACCGACGAGGGCTATGTAATCGGCCCGGGCGACGTCGTCGATGTCAGCGTTCTTGGTCGCGAGGAATTTCACCCGCGCGTCCAGGTCCAAGCCGATGGCACGGTGCAACTTCCCTACCTGCATTCGGTCAAGGCGGCCGATCTGACAGTGATTCAGTTTCGCGAGCAGGTAAACAGGCTACTGCGCGACGGCGGCTTTTACACCGATCCAGTCGTCAACGTCGCTGTCGTCAGCTACATCAGCCGTTACGTGACGGTTTTGGGCGAATTCGGCAATCCTGGTCTCGTTCCAGTAGACCGCGTTTATCGCGTGTCCGAGATTCTGGCCCGCGCCGGTGGCGCCAAGCCTTCTGCGGCCGACGACATCCTGCTGCGCCGCGCGGACGGCAAAGAATTCCGCCTGCCGGTGACCGACGTAGCACGCGGCGGCGCTGCCGAAGATCCTTACGTTCAGCCCGGTGACAAGCTGTTTCTGGCGGCTGCGCCGATCTTCTACGTCTATGGCCAGGTCGGCGCCCCCGGCGCCTACAAGGTCGAGCGCGGCATGACGATCCGCATGGCGCTCGCGCGCAGCGGCGGTCTGACCCAGCGCGGTTCAGCCGGCAAGATCTCGGTCTATCGCAACGGCCAGAAGGTCAAAGCAACGATGGACATGAAGCTTAGTGAAAACGACACGATCTTTGTCGGAGAGCGCTTCTTCTAA
- the rfbC gene encoding dTDP-4-dehydrorhamnose 3,5-epimerase, producing MLPKLIRPRRYGDNRGWFTESYNARRYGEAGIRDTFVQDNHSFSAPKGTLRGLHFQAIPNAQAKLVRCVAGAIWDVAVDIRDGSPTRGRWVGAELTAEGGEQLYVPVGFAHGFVTLTEDAHVLYKAGDLFAPESEGSIRWDSPELAIAWPLDGGCPVLSDKDAVAPAFADLTAVFPYEGDPLGDLEEIVL from the coding sequence ATGTTGCCCAAGCTGATCCGGCCGCGCCGCTACGGCGACAACAGGGGCTGGTTTACCGAAAGCTATAACGCGAGGCGATACGGCGAAGCCGGCATCCGTGATACGTTCGTGCAGGATAACCACAGCTTCTCGGCACCCAAGGGAACGCTCCGCGGGCTGCATTTCCAGGCCATCCCGAACGCCCAGGCCAAGCTCGTGCGCTGCGTGGCGGGTGCCATCTGGGACGTCGCGGTCGATATTCGCGACGGGTCGCCTACACGCGGCCGCTGGGTCGGCGCGGAGTTGACCGCCGAGGGCGGGGAACAGCTCTATGTCCCGGTGGGTTTTGCGCACGGCTTCGTCACGCTGACCGAAGATGCCCACGTGCTCTACAAGGCCGGCGATCTTTTTGCGCCCGAGAGCGAGGGTTCGATCCGCTGGGACTCGCCCGAACTCGCGATCGCCTGGCCGCTGGACGGTGGCTGCCCCGTGCTTTCCGACAAGGACGCTGTCGCCCCCGCGTTTGCCGATCTGACGGCGGTGTTTCCCTATGAGGGCGACCCGCTCGGCGATCTCGAGGAGATCGTGCTGTGA
- a CDS encoding glycosyltransferase family 4 protein: MSASKKLKIDFVCAGDPLDIHTWSGTPFHMLQALGKEFDLGLVIRKPWRPGFPFFRRLIRRLSLGKIDLFWSRAWTRFGAGPTVEQLKRSDSDMVFVVAATPICALLTGTNKTVFVSDATQSAMVNYNPRHNALSANLKASAAELETTSISGSIAAFFPSRWAQASAIKDHAAAPDRAFQVPWGANLPSVDIKPPEERSLDEWRILFVGVDWVGKGGDIALKTAELLRDRGCRVHLDIAGCVPSTPPPTIEGVTFHGFLNKNVEADRDRLTGLFQNAHILMLPTQFEALGVVVAEAASFGVPSISYDTGGVSGNFDPGKTGILLDTSAGPAEFANEINALLSDRARYIDMAHAAADYSQRRLNWPAWAHEVATLLRQQWQSERQREWGEQAC; the protein is encoded by the coding sequence ATGTCAGCTTCCAAAAAGTTGAAGATCGATTTCGTCTGCGCCGGGGACCCGCTCGATATCCACACTTGGTCTGGAACGCCTTTTCACATGCTGCAGGCATTGGGAAAGGAGTTCGATCTCGGCCTCGTCATCAGAAAGCCCTGGCGGCCCGGATTCCCGTTTTTCCGGCGCCTCATCCGCAGGTTGAGCCTGGGGAAGATCGACCTTTTCTGGTCACGGGCCTGGACCCGCTTCGGCGCGGGGCCGACGGTAGAGCAGCTCAAGCGCAGCGATTCCGACATGGTCTTCGTCGTCGCCGCGACGCCGATCTGCGCGCTCCTCACCGGCACGAACAAGACGGTCTTCGTGTCGGATGCGACGCAGTCGGCCATGGTCAACTACAACCCGCGGCACAACGCGCTCAGCGCCAACCTCAAGGCCAGCGCGGCCGAGCTGGAAACGACCAGCATTTCCGGATCGATCGCTGCGTTCTTCCCCTCGCGTTGGGCCCAGGCTTCCGCAATCAAGGATCATGCGGCGGCGCCCGATCGGGCATTCCAGGTGCCGTGGGGCGCGAACCTGCCATCGGTCGATATCAAGCCGCCCGAGGAGCGGTCGCTCGACGAATGGCGCATCCTGTTCGTCGGGGTCGATTGGGTCGGGAAGGGCGGCGACATCGCCCTGAAGACCGCTGAACTGCTGCGTGACCGGGGATGCCGCGTCCATCTCGATATTGCCGGCTGCGTGCCTTCCACGCCCCCGCCGACGATCGAGGGCGTCACCTTCCATGGATTTCTGAACAAGAACGTCGAGGCTGACCGCGATCGCCTGACCGGACTTTTCCAGAACGCCCATATCCTGATGCTGCCGACGCAGTTCGAGGCGCTGGGCGTAGTCGTTGCCGAGGCGGCATCGTTCGGCGTGCCGTCCATCTCCTACGACACGGGTGGCGTGTCCGGGAATTTCGATCCCGGCAAAACCGGAATTCTGCTCGATACCTCCGCCGGCCCGGCAGAGTTCGCCAACGAGATAAACGCCCTGCTCAGCGACCGGGCGCGGTATATCGACATGGCTCACGCGGCAGCGGATTACAGCCAGCGCCGGTTGAACTGGCCGGCCTGGGCGCACGAAGTGGCTACTCTCCTTCGGCAGCAATGGCAGTCCGAGCGCCAGCGGGAATGGGGCGAGCAAGCGTGCTGA
- a CDS encoding DedA family protein has translation MESFAAWIAEIITNNARWASAVIGLLCFGESLVLVGLFIPATALMIATGSLLATGRLDPVWIVGAAIIGSVFGDWVSYLVGARLGPAAYRHWPLREHRTAVAQARLFFRRYGFFAVFAGRFLGPLRAIVPLVAGVTRMPSRSFQLANVASASLWVPTLFAPGYFSAKHFAADGNLSDGSMMFIGLGVGLGCAVGSWVYSKVSAARRRARKSYIREAASALCAGASD, from the coding sequence GTGGAATCGTTTGCAGCCTGGATTGCCGAAATCATCACGAACAATGCCAGATGGGCTTCGGCGGTAATCGGCCTGCTTTGTTTCGGGGAATCGCTTGTTCTGGTCGGGCTCTTCATTCCCGCCACGGCGCTCATGATCGCCACTGGTAGCTTGCTCGCGACAGGGAGGCTAGACCCCGTTTGGATTGTCGGCGCCGCGATCATCGGCTCGGTGTTTGGCGACTGGGTGTCCTATCTTGTCGGCGCGCGCCTTGGCCCTGCCGCTTACCGGCACTGGCCGCTGAGGGAGCATCGCACTGCCGTGGCACAGGCTCGGCTCTTTTTCCGTCGGTACGGCTTCTTCGCCGTCTTCGCGGGACGCTTCCTTGGACCCCTGCGAGCGATTGTTCCACTGGTCGCAGGCGTGACGCGCATGCCGTCTCGCTCCTTCCAGCTCGCCAATGTCGCGTCGGCCAGTCTCTGGGTGCCGACGCTGTTCGCTCCTGGCTACTTCTCCGCCAAGCACTTCGCTGCGGACGGCAACCTGAGCGACGGCTCAATGATGTTCATTGGTTTGGGCGTCGGACTGGGATGCGCGGTTGGAAGCTGGGTCTATTCAAAAGTCAGCGCTGCGCGGCGCCGGGCTCGCAAGTCCTATATACGCGAGGCGGCGTCGGCCCTGTGTGCTGGTGCCTCGGATTAA
- a CDS encoding PepSY domain-containing protein: MIPPVGATATDTANESQRWSWQSVRFPMRLTSVSLPSPKSPVYQVRLRRPGEWRIWSGSSFVMLEAGSGRILSTYDAANGPLANRILDSAFPVHSGEAAGLPGRILVALAGLSLPLLYATGLWAWLRRRRINKSIKACEASNPINTGFAA; the protein is encoded by the coding sequence ATGATTCCTCCTGTCGGCGCTACCGCTACTGATACTGCGAACGAGTCGCAGCGCTGGAGCTGGCAATCAGTGCGCTTCCCGATGCGTCTGACTTCGGTCAGCCTGCCGAGCCCCAAATCCCCGGTCTATCAAGTGCGCCTCCGGCGTCCCGGGGAGTGGCGAATCTGGTCTGGCAGCAGCTTTGTAATGCTCGAAGCGGGAAGCGGCAGGATCCTTTCCACCTACGATGCGGCAAACGGGCCTTTGGCCAACAGGATACTGGACAGCGCCTTTCCTGTGCACAGCGGGGAGGCCGCCGGGCTTCCCGGACGCATACTGGTAGCTCTCGCAGGCCTGTCTCTGCCCCTCCTCTATGCCACTGGACTCTGGGCTTGGCTTCGCCGGCGTCGCATCAACAAATCGATCAAGGCCTGCGAGGCATCTAATCCGATCAACACTGGATTTGCGGCTTAG
- a CDS encoding helix-turn-helix domain-containing protein, producing the protein MLGITNQAARCTCNKHQLLGTFSPPDGFGARKKGRAMTVTEVVTISIFGTDGEIRTFREIEADIIEYAMRRYEGNASEVARRLKIGRSTLSRRLGCVDTYLSHRTIAARVTTAR; encoded by the coding sequence ATGTTGGGAATAACCAACCAGGCAGCAAGGTGCACCTGTAACAAGCACCAACTGCTGGGAACTTTTAGCCCACCGGACGGTTTTGGCGCGCGAAAAAAGGGACGCGCGATGACGGTGACCGAGGTTGTAACTATCTCGATTTTTGGAACGGACGGTGAAATTCGAACGTTCCGCGAGATCGAGGCCGACATTATCGAGTATGCAATGCGTCGCTACGAAGGCAATGCGAGCGAGGTTGCCCGCCGGCTCAAAATCGGCCGGTCAACGTTGTCTCGCAGGCTAGGTTGTGTGGACACTTATCTGAGCCATAGGACGATTGCGGCGAGGGTGACGACGGCGCGATAG
- a CDS encoding IS5 family transposase (programmed frameshift) gives MGVMDRLVLSDAAWERMAPLIIGRPDQKGSTGRDNRMFVEAVLWIVRTGSPWRDLPEVFGDWNSVFRRFSRWSAKGVWWRIFEAMSDDPDFEYLIVDSTVVRAHQHAAGAKKGSEDQAIGRSRGGLSTKIHLAVRGLGCPVRFALTAGHRGDVPQAAPLIGGLPAKVVMADTAYDADHFRQAIAAKGAVAVIPSNPSRARKHPLDKHLYAQRHLVECCFSKLKQFRRVATRFEKTARNYRAVVTLAAIVLWLR, from the exons TTGGGTGTGATGGACCGATTGGTGTTGAGCGATGCGGCGTGGGAGCGGATGGCTCCTTTGATCATCGGACGCCCTGATCAGAAGGGCTCGACCGGCCGGGACAACCGCATGTTCGTCGAGGCAGTTCTCTGGATCGTGCGGACGGGTTCGCCCTGGCGCGACCTTCCTGAGGTGTTCGGAGACTGGAACAGCGTGTTCCGGCGCTTCAGCCGATGGAGCGCGAAGGGTGTCTGGTGGCGGATATTCGAGGCGATGTCCGATGATCCGGACTTCGAGTATCTGATCGTAGATTCCACCGTGGTTCGCGCTCACCAACATGCAGCGGGGGCCAAAAAA GGGTCTGAAGATCAAGCCATCGGCCGTTCCCGCGGCGGCTTGAGCACCAAGATCCACCTTGCGGTTCGCGGTCTGGGCTGCCCAGTACGGTTTGCTCTTACCGCCGGTCATCGCGGCGATGTGCCGCAAGCCGCACCGCTGATCGGAGGGCTCCCCGCCAAGGTCGTCATGGCCGATACCGCCTACGATGCCGACCACTTCCGTCAGGCCATCGCGGCAAAGGGCGCTGTCGCTGTCATACCCAGTAACCCGTCGCGCGCCCGCAAGCATCCACTCGACAAGCATCTCTACGCGCAACGCCATCTCGTCGAATGCTGCTTCAGCAAGCTCAAGCAGTTCCGTCGGGTCGCCACTCGCTTCGAGAAAACCGCTCGAAACTATCGCGCCGTCGTCACCCTCGCCGCAATCGTCCTATGGCTCAGATAA
- a CDS encoding transposase, translating to MIISVDDPVSKGSQRFEIFTGAGKRRDWPTEVKASIVAECFSGREGVSAVARRHGLDPSQVYGWRRDLRKQLEAEGVIIPPPKPEVATFVPAVIEPSVVTDPAPRRRRRRRATGAVVELEIDGVAVKIGQGADVGTIAAVIEALRAQR from the coding sequence ATGATAATCTCGGTTGATGATCCTGTGAGCAAGGGCTCGCAGCGGTTTGAGATATTCACGGGGGCAGGCAAGCGTCGGGATTGGCCGACCGAAGTGAAGGCATCGATTGTCGCGGAGTGTTTTTCGGGCCGGGAGGGCGTCAGCGCCGTGGCGCGCCGGCATGGCCTGGACCCTTCGCAGGTTTACGGTTGGCGGCGGGACTTGCGTAAGCAGCTCGAAGCCGAGGGAGTGATCATTCCGCCGCCGAAGCCGGAAGTGGCGACCTTCGTGCCTGCCGTAATCGAACCGAGTGTTGTGACTGATCCTGCACCCAGGCGTCGTCGTCGACGCCGTGCAACAGGTGCGGTGGTCGAGTTGGAGATCGACGGCGTGGCGGTGAAGATCGGCCAAGGCGCCGACGTGGGTACGATTGCCGCAGTTATTGAAGCGCTCAGGGCCCAAAGATGA